The window GAAAAAGCACGCCGGGAACCATGATGGTCCTGCGGGATGAAGAGATCCCGGCGCTGTTTACCAATAAAATCTCGCCGCACCAGCTTGGCCTGGCCGACGTGTTGTCGGCCCTGCGTTTTACCGGCGAGTTTCCGAAGAAGCTGACTCTGGTCGGCGTTATTCCGGAATCGCTGGAGCCGCATATCGGGCTAACGCCGACGGTTGAAGCCATGATTGAACCTGTGCTTGAGCAGGTTCTCGCCGCGCTGCGCGAATCGGGTGTGGAAGCCATCCCTCGGGAGGCGGCCCATGTCTGAAGAGTTTTTAGGCTTTCAGACAGCCCCAAAAGCGCAGATTCAGGCCGCGTTTGAAGAGGTAGCCCGCCGTTCGATGCACGATCTCTCGTTCCTGCATCCGAATATGCCGGTGTATGTCTCTGATTTTACGCTGTTTGAAGGCCAGTGGACGGGGTGTGTGATCACGCCCTGGATGCTGAGCGCGCTGATTTTTCCTGGGCCAGATCAGATCTGGCCCCTGCGAAAAGTCAGCGAGAAAATGGGGCTGCGTTTACCGTATGGTGAGATGACATTTACCGTAGGCGAGCTAGATGGAGTATCGCAATACCTGTCCTGTTCGTTAATGTCGCCGCTTTCGCACAGCATGTCGGCACAAGAGGGTGTCCGCCTGACTGACGATTGCGCAAAAATGTTGTTATCGCTGCCGGTGACCGATCCGAACGCACCGCAACTTGGTCGTCGCGCGTTGCTGTTGGGCCGTCGGAGCTGTGAAAATGCATGAGTTGTCGCTTTGCCAGAGCGCCGTTGAGATTATTCAGCAGCAGGCAGAGCAGCACGATGTTAAACGTGTTACCGGCGTTTGGCTGGAAATTGGCGCGCTCTCCTGCGTTGAGGAGAGCGCCGTTCGTTTCAGTTTTGACATCGTCTGTCAGGGCACGGTCGCGCAGGGATGTGCATTGCACATTGAATACAAACCCGCTCAGGCCTGGTGCTGGGATTGCAGTCAGGTTGTGGAAATTACCCAGCATGATGCGCAATGTCCACGTTGTCAGGGCGATCGTTTGCGGGTTGAAAGCGGCGATTCACTGAAAGTGAAAAGTATTGAAGTCGAATAGCCCATAGGTTGCTATGGGACGGAGTCAGATATGTGTATTGGAGTCCCGGGTCAGGTTCTGACCGTCGGTGAAGATATTCACCAGCTTGCGCAGGTTGAAGTTTGCGGTATCAAGCGCGATGTCAACATTGCCCTGATTTGTGAAGGCGATCCGGCTGAGCTGGTCGGGCAATGGGTACTGGTGCACGTAGGATTCGCTATGAGCATCATCGATGAAGATGAAGCCAAAGCCACGTTAGATGCGTTACGCCGCATGGATTACGACGTCACCAGCGCGTGACGACTTCGCTTATCAGGCCTACGCCTTATATGTAGGCCGGATAAGGCATCTTGCGTTAGCCTTGGCGTTTGTCTTCGGTATTGGTATCGAAGTCACTGGCGTCATGGCGTTCATGAAGCTGTTCATTCAGCGGCCCGTTAGTGCGGTTCACAATCCGTCCACGCTTAACCGCCGGACGCGCTGCAACCTCTTTGGCCCAACGTTGAACGTGTTTGTAGCTCCCCGCATCAAGGAATTCTGCCGCGTCATAGACGTTGCCCAGCACCACATTGCCAAACCACGGCCAAATGGCCATATCGGCAATGGTATATTCATCCCCCGCCACAAACTGATGCTGTGCCAGTTGCTTATCCAGAACGTCGAGTAAACGCTTGGCTTCCATAGTGAAGCGATTGATCGCGTACTCAATTTTTACCGGCGCATAGTTGTAGAAGTGGCCGAAACCGCCGCCGAGGAAGGGCGCTGCGCCCTGTAACCAGAATAGCCAGTTCAGTGTTTCAGTGCGTTTTGGCAAATCCTGAGGCAGGAAATAACCATATTTCTCCGCCAGATAAAGCAGGATAGCGCCAGACTCAAACACGCGTACCGGTGGGTTTTGCGAATGGTCGCGCAGTGCCGGGATCTTCGAGTTTGGGTTCACCTCAACAAAGCCGCTGGAAAACTGGTCACCATCGCCAATACGGATGATCCAGGCATCATATTCCGCGCCGGTCACGCCCTGCGCCAGTAGCTCTTCCAGCATAATCGTCACTTTCTGACCGTTTGGCGTACCCAGCGAATAGAGCTGCAGCGGATGCTTGCCGACCGGTAGCGTTTTCTCGTGGGTGGCACCGGAAACCGGACGGTTGATGTTGGCGAATGCACCGCCATTGGATTTATCCCACGTCCAGACTTTCGCGGGCTGATAAGTATTGTCTGACATAGTGACCTGCCTTCTGAGTGGTTGTGTTGAAGCAGTGTAGCAGTTAGGGAAAACTCAATTTAACAGATTGGGACTTTATGTCGTGTTGTGCTGAAAGGGGAAGATAAATCTAACCCGTTCATTGTACGCAGACCGTACTCCATGAAGAGGAAATCAATGTTGGACGGAAATTGCTACCGTACTACCCTCAATAATTGGCGGTGAAAAAGCAGTAACAATGAAAAATGGTGTTCCAGGAGTAAGCGGTTATCAGGGCCCGGCGGGTGGGTGGGGCGCGGTAAAAGCCGTCACTGCTTCGGTGTTTTCGCAAAAGGCCGTCGCGCGCGACATTATCGCGATGTTCAAAATGAACCAAGTGAAAGGGTTCGATTGCCCGGGGTGTGCGTGGCCCGATCCGAGCCATCGTGCGCCGATGGAACTGTGCGAAAACGGCGTAAAAGCAGTGTCCTGGGAAACCACCAGTAAGAAAGCCTCACCTGCATTTTTCAGCCGCCACCCGGTATCGGCACTCTGGCAGTACAGTGATTATGCGCTG of the Citrobacter freundii genome contains:
- a CDS encoding HyaD/HybD family hydrogenase maturation endopeptidase, with the protein product MRILVLGVGNILLTDEAIGVRIVEALEQRYILPDFVDVLDGGTAGMELLGDMADRDHLIIADAIVSRKSTPGTMMVLRDEEIPALFTNKISPHQLGLADVLSALRFTGEFPKKLTLVGVIPESLEPHIGLTPTVEAMIEPVLEQVLAALRESGVEAIPREAAHV
- the hybE gene encoding hydrogenase-2 assembly chaperone — protein: MSEEFLGFQTAPKAQIQAAFEEVARRSMHDLSFLHPNMPVYVSDFTLFEGQWTGCVITPWMLSALIFPGPDQIWPLRKVSEKMGLRLPYGEMTFTVGELDGVSQYLSCSLMSPLSHSMSAQEGVRLTDDCAKMLLSLPVTDPNAPQLGRRALLLGRRSCENA
- the hypA gene encoding hydrogenase maturation nickel metallochaperone HypA, which encodes MHELSLCQSAVEIIQQQAEQHDVKRVTGVWLEIGALSCVEESAVRFSFDIVCQGTVAQGCALHIEYKPAQAWCWDCSQVVEITQHDAQCPRCQGDRLRVESGDSLKVKSIEVE
- the hybG gene encoding hydrogenase maturation factor HybG, with protein sequence MCIGVPGQVLTVGEDIHQLAQVEVCGIKRDVNIALICEGDPAELVGQWVLVHVGFAMSIIDEDEAKATLDALRRMDYDVTSA
- the yghU gene encoding glutathione-dependent disulfide-bond oxidoreductase, encoding MSDNTYQPAKVWTWDKSNGGAFANINRPVSGATHEKTLPVGKHPLQLYSLGTPNGQKVTIMLEELLAQGVTGAEYDAWIIRIGDGDQFSSGFVEVNPNSKIPALRDHSQNPPVRVFESGAILLYLAEKYGYFLPQDLPKRTETLNWLFWLQGAAPFLGGGFGHFYNYAPVKIEYAINRFTMEAKRLLDVLDKQLAQHQFVAGDEYTIADMAIWPWFGNVVLGNVYDAAEFLDAGSYKHVQRWAKEVAARPAVKRGRIVNRTNGPLNEQLHERHDASDFDTNTEDKRQG